Genomic segment of Vulpes vulpes isolate BD-2025 chromosome 16, VulVul3, whole genome shotgun sequence:
GTGTCACAAGCGATCTGTTGAGAATCTGGGAACTTGTTCAAAGTCAGGAGGAAAAGCAAAGGTGTTTCAGAGGCCGACGGGCAGCTGTGGGAGACTGCCCAGGGAGACCGCGCCGGACGCATCCACAGGAAGACAGACCCAGGCCGGTGTAGAGAGTCGGGGGGCACAGGGTGGCCAGGCTCCAAGGGGGAGGCCTGGCAGCAGCCTACAGGTCATCCACAGGGCAGGGCCTGTGATGCGGTGCTACTGGGGTCTGGGTGGAGGGCCGGGGGCCCAGCCTGTGGCTGGAGGGGCCCGTCCTGTGCTGGGCCAAGGACACACTGGAGCTGCCGGGACGTGGGGAGTGACCGGGTGGGCTGCAGGCACGGGGAGGGCCGGGGCTGGGCGGTGGCCGGCGTGGGGTCTGTTCTGTCCAGGCTGACCGCAGCGCGCAGGTGCCCGCGTCTGTAGCCCATGCTCCTGCCGTGAGGGAGGCTGAGGGCGGCCATGGGTCCTCACAGCTTCTGGAGGGTCATTGGTGGGAGGTAGGCGTGGCTGGCACCGCAGGCAGAGACCCCCTCACAGCCCGCCCGGTACCTCCCCGGAGCCGCACCCCTCGGTGGAGTGAATGTTCCTGGGAAAGTGAGCGTCCCCACGGCTCAGCGGGAACAGAGCCGGGCAAGGGGTCTGTATGTCGCTGGCTCACTTCAGCTTCTCCCCGTTGGCAGCATTACCTCTACTGGTCCGACGTCCCTGTGCCTCGGATCTCGGTTATCTTCTCCCCTGAGGAGCTGAAGGAGGTCGAGAGGGACTGCGCCATCTACGTGGGGCGGATGGAGAGGGTGGCGCGCCACAGCTCCATCAGCAAGGAGGAGAaggtgccaggctctgtgggCCTGGGGGCTTTCCTTGAACCCCCGCCCCTAAGGGTCTTGGGCTGATGGGAGCAGCGGGCAAGACGGGGAGGCTGGGCCTGAGGCTCTTGGTGGGTAGGGGGTTAGGGtactgggggacacctggggcaGGGGCTCTGTCCTCGCCTCCGTGGGCCCCTCTCCTGCTGGGCAGGGGCTGATGTGCCAGGTCCTGAGCTTTAAGTGGTTTGGTACCTGGGGCCGCGTTGATGGAAGGCTGCTTGTGGCCTGGCGGCCGGTGGCAGCAGGGacaggtgggtgggggctggctcCTTCCCAGGCCCCCCCAGGGGGCACATGCGGGTCTGGGGGCTTGGCCACCAGTTGTTCTGAGGCTCTGTGACTACCTAGGCTTGCTGCTGTGCAGGACGGGAGCCTCGCCCTCGGGGCCGGTGTTGCCCCCGGAGGGGCCCGCGCGGGGTCCCAGGAGCCCCGCGCTCAGGCCATCCTCAAGGGGGGACGGACACTTAGGACATCTGTTTACAGATGGTCCTTTTCAGGAGTTACGAATGGAAATTGCAAAACAAGAACTGATCGTGCACGCCCGGGAAGCGGCATCCAGGGTCTTGCGAGCACTCAGTGGTCCGTGTGGCTTGGGGCCTCCCTCTGTGGGTGGGGGGGCCCCTGCCGTGGGCTCCCCGTAACACCTCCCCCTCCCATCGCAACGTAGACCGGCAGACGTCCGAGCGCATGGCCTTGGACGTCCGGAAGCGAGAGCAGTTCCAGAGGTTGAAGGAGCAATTTGTGAAGGACCAGGAGGTAGGTGGTATGGCCGCGGGTGGTGCCGCCTGGGGGCGTCCGGCTCTTACCTGCGATGCTGCATATGGTCCTCTGTGTAGCGGCGCCGGGCGGCCAGGCAGGAGGCGTTGGATGACAACTTTGGCCATGCGCGAGAACTCCGTGACAGGGAGCGGAGGCTGAGGGCCCTGGAGGAGCAGCTGGAGAGGAAGGCGAGGTAGGTGGTCACTTGGCGCTGACCCTCCTGGCGTGATCCTGTGACGGTCggctttttattttggagattttcaagtgttttaaggtaggaagagggatccctgggtggcacagcggtttggcgcctgcctttggcccagggcatgatcctggagacctgggattgagtcccacgttgggctcctggtgcatggagcctgcttctccctctgcctatgtctctgcctctctttctgtgtgactatcataaataaataaaaattaagaaaaaaaaaaaaaaggaagagtgggGCTCTGAACTCGGGCCACGCACCTGGGCTGAGTGCTTCTGGCCATTTTGCCACGTTCGGGTGCACTCAGCCCGGCAGCTGGACAGACGAGGGCCTTCATCCAGCCCAGCGTCCCAGAGTCTGTGCCGTTGTGGTGCCAGCAGCTTGTCCCGCCCCCCACGCTTCTGTCAGCTGGCCGCAGAGCTGGTGTCTCCCGGGGCACCTTTCTGGGGGGAATGTCTCTTTCTGCCCGTCGTGTCTCTCGGGATCTCGTCGTCCCGACCTTACACACTGTACATGGAGCGTGTGTGCACGTGGGGGTAGACGTCATTCTGCCATTTAGGGGAGAAAGCGGGGTGTAGGGCCGTGTCCCCGTCTGGGGCAGCCAGATGGCTGTCAGCCAGCCCCGCCTGACCAGGTCCCTGTCGGTGAAAGGACCAAAATCTCGGAGTGAGGTGCTGGGGGCTTCAAGGGAAGCACGTGCAGCGTTTGCGTCGCACTCTGGGAAACTTCTGCATTTCTTTACTCCCCTGGAGTTCGCAGCTGGGGGGCAACCGCCTTCCCCCCGGGGCCTGGCTGGCTGGTCTCCTGCCAGTCCTTTGGCTTCGGTCCACATAGGGGCTCATTTTGGCTGCTGTGCCCTGGCCAGGTCCCTGCCCGGCGGGGTCCCTTCCTGCCATGTAGAGAGACCTGCCTGGCAAGGCCCCTGCTGGCCTGGGAAGGTGCCAGGCTGTGCATACCACCCACTGAGGGCCCCTACCGTGGGGAGCCGCCCTGGCCCACGGGGCACCAGCTGGACAGCGTTGGGCGGCCGCGGCAGCCGGTGTCTCTGGGTATGGCTTCAGGCAGGCGCTGGTGGACCATTATAGCAAGTTGTCAGCGGAAGCAGCTCGTCGAGAGCAGAAGGCCCTGTGGAGAATCCAGCGGCACAGGTTGGCAAGCACACGGCTTCGCTTCCTCGTGGAGGACCAGAAGCACGTTCAGGTATCGCCATGGCTCCCGACAGACGCTCTTCCCCTGAACAGCCCCTGAGAGTGTATGCAGACCCGTGTTCTGGGAGGGCATCGGTTACTGGCTCGGGGACGCCATGGCTGGGAGGAGGCCGTGCCGCCTTCTGACGAAGCGGCCAGGGCTGAGTGCTCTCTGTAGACCCGGGCCCTGTGCGCCTCCATGCTGCGGCCGCAGGGGCAGTTGGGGCTGTGGTTTCCGTGTGTTGGCTGAGGGTGGGGAGGCTCTGGGTTGGATTGTGTGGGGCCAGGTGCTCACCGCTGCTGCCTCAATTTCAGGAGATGCTGAAGGACGTGTCCGAGGGGAAGCCCCTGGAGCCACTGGCTGTCATCCCTAGTGTGGGCTCCCAGGTGAGGGGCCGGGGGCTGGACTCGGTGCACAGcatggggctctgagctgggtgtcCCAGGTCtgcatggtcctgggatcaccGTGGGTGCTGGGCCTGGCTTGTCCCAACGGTTCCCCACTTGATGAGCTTTGGTGCTGGTTGCAGACCTGAGCTCGGCGGACCGATGCCCACGTGTGTTTCAGGCTCTGTTTCCAAGACTCGCGCACCCTGCTGGGGGTGGCTGCTCTGACTCTGGGTACGTGGTGCAGCAGCACGTAGCTGAGTGGGACAGCCCGAGCACACAGACACCGCAGCTCCTCAAACCTCTAGCAGCAGGGACCCATGGCTCGGGGCCGGGAGCTGACCCAGGGCCGTTCCCCGAGGGCCTCAGCATCCAAGACTTCCTACCCACAGCCGGGGAGGCCAAGCAGCCTGTGCCCACAGGTGTGGCCTCTGTCCTGGAGGAGGCGCTGCAAACCATTGGCTCAGACCTGCCTCCCTCGGCTTCATCTGAAGTGGTGGGCACAGAGCCCCCTGGGCCACAGGAGTACGACTTCAGAACCATCCTGAGGCCTGCTGTAGTGCCCTTGGCTTCCCCGGGGTCTGTCCAGACCGTGGGAGGAGGCTTGAGCGATGAGGGGCCGCAGCTGTGGGGGGACAGTGTCCTGTCGCCAGAGAACACAGGCGTCCCAGATAGGCAGGTGGCTCTGCCTCACCCACACCCCCCTGGGCACAAATCCCCCCAGGAGGGGAGAAGCCAGGCCATGGGGCAGGTCCTTGGGCATGTGTCAGAGGGCAGCATTCCTGCAGGGGGTTATGTTTCTGGGATGGCACCCTCCCGCCCGCGGTGGAACATCCACGGACACGTGTCTGATGCCAGCATCAAAGTTGGGGAGAATGTGTGGGACGTGGCGTCTTCCCGCCCACGGTGGAACGTCCACGGACATGTGTCTGACGCCAGCATCAAAGTTGGTGAGAATGTGTGGGACGTGGCTCCCTCCCGCCCACGGTGGAATGTCCATGGACACGTGTCTGATGCCAGCATCAAAGTCGGGGAGAATGTGTGGGACGTGGCATCTTCCCGCCCACGGTGGAACGTCCATGGACATGTGTCTGACGCCAGCATCAAAGTTGGGGAGAACGTGTGGGACGTGGCTCCTGCCCGCCCGCGGTGGAACATCCACGGACACGTGTCTGAGTCCCACGTGGTGCTGGGTGCACTTTCTGGGGAAGGCCAGCCCAATGCAGCAAGGCCCTGCGAGAGCCCTCCTGACCATGGGTCGCAGTCTGGCCTCAGCCTGGGAGCACAGAGCCCCGTCTGGGAGCACGAGCCACAGCTGCCTGCAGAGACGGCCTCAGATGGTGCCTGTGCTCAGGTGGCCGGCTCTGGGAGTGGGCATGCACGTGGGCCCCAGGCTCTGCTGTCTGCGGTGGCTGGGTCCGGGGATCTGGGCGATGGTAACCCTGAGGAGCCAGGTGAGTGGGACCCTACAGCTGTCCTATCAGTGGTGGCACCTGTGGGCCCAAGAGGGGTTTGGGCAGAGGAAGGGCAAGAAGTCCGCAGCCTTGGGGACTTGGGAGGTGCCACCGCACAGTAGGCACTTGGCCctgactcctccccacccccccaccccccctttctgTTGCTCAGGATCAGGGACGAGTGCAGACACTGACAGCCTCTCTCCAGGTCGCCCTATAAGCTCACAGGTGAGGGCAGACATGGTTTCGGGCGGAGGGAGTAAGCTTCGCCACCCGCCCCCCGGCCTGCCTTGCTTGGGTCTAAGGCCTCCAGGATGGGGCAACTCGGAGGGGACCCCTACCCCGCCTTTTCTTCCTAGGAAGGCGCGGcggcccccagcagccccagccttGGCGAGGAGGTGGCTGCGGCCCAGCgctgggggcaggagcaggcctACCTGAGGGGCCTGGCAGAGCAGTACCGCCTGGAGCAGTACCCAGACAGCTATGAGGCCATGTGTGAGTGCGCGGCGGGGTGGTGGGTCCCCGTGGCCCGACTGAGGCCTGACCGTGGCCCACCGTCCTGCAGCAGAGCCTCCTGTCGCCCACCTGCTACACCATGGGCTGCCCCGGGCCTTCGCGCTCCCAGAGCACCCCCGGGGCCGGTCGGGTGCAGATGAGACCGCGGTGCAGCTGAGCGAGCTGCTGCCCCTGCCTGTGCTCATGAAGCACTCCATCACCGCCCCGCTGGCCGCGCAGTGAGTGCCCGCTCTCCTGCCctgccggccccgcccctggccccgccccctggccccggccccgcccctcccgccctgctgaccccgcccctgcccgccaGCGTCTCCCTGGTGAACAAGGCGGCTGTGGACTACTTCTTCGGGGAGCTCCGCCTGGAGGCGCACTTTGAGGCGCTGCGGCACTTCCTGCTCATGGAGGACGGAGAGTTCGCACAGTCCCTCAGTGACCTGCTGTTTGAGAAGGTGATCCCtgggcgcggcgcgggcgggtCGGGGCCGTGGTGGTGCCCGAACGCCCTGGGGACACCTGTGCCCTCTCCGGCCTcagctgggggcggggcagaCGCCCGGGGAGCTGCTCAACCCGCTGGTGCtcaactctgtgctgagcaaggcGCTGCAGTACAGCCTGCACGGGGACACCCCCTATGCTGCCAACCTGTCCTTCGCCCTCAAGTTCCTGCCCGAGGCGTTTGCTCCTAACGCCCCGGACGTCCTGAGCTGCCTGGAGCTCAGGTACAAGGTCAGCAGGGCAGAGCCGAGGGGGCGAGCCGGGGGCGGCCCCACTGGGCGGGGGGCGTGCTAAGCTGGCTTCACCCACAGGTGGACTGGCCCCTCAACATCGTGGTCACCGAGGGCTGCCTGAGCAGGTACAGTGGCATCTTCTCCTTCCTGCTGCAGCTGAAGCTGATGATGTGGACGCTCAAGGACATCTGCTTCCACCTCAAGCGCACAGGTGAGGCCAGCTGGCCCCGGGGCGTGCCCCTGGTTGGCGCCACGGCtgaccctctgccctcccacagCTCTGGTGAGCCAGGCTGCTGGCTCCGTGCAGTTCCGCCAGCTGCAGTTATTCAAGCACGAGATGCAGCACTTTGTCAAGGTCACCCAGGGCTACATCGCCAACCAGATCCTGCACGTCACCTGGTGTGAGTTCCGTGCCCGGCTGGCGCAGGTGGGCGACCTGGAGGAGATCCAGCGTGCGCACGCCGAGTACCTGCACAAGGCGGTCTTCAGGTGAGGTGCTGGGCCTGGGGCCGCTCCTTGGGGCCacgtgggggagtgggggggtgcCCCCTACCGGCAGCTGCTTGCTTCCCCAGGGGCCTGCTGACGGAGAAAGCTGCACCTGTTATGAACGTCATCCACAGCATCTTCAGCCTTGTCCTCAAGTTCCGtagtcagctcatctcgcagccCTGGGTCCCGGCCAGCAGCCCCCGGGGTGCTGAGCACCCCAACTTCGCCCTCATGCAGCAGTCTTACAGCACCTTTAAGTACTACTCCCATTTCCTCTTTAAAGGTGACTGTCCCCCAGGGCCGGGTGGGCTTGGGGACAGCGGGCAGGAGCCAGCCCATGGGCCTGGCtgagctgccccccccccgccccccccccaaccagtGGTGACCAAGCTGGTGAACCGAGGCTACCAGCCCCATCTGGAGGACTTCCTGCTGCGCATCAACTTCAACAACTACTACCAGGACGCCTGAGGCCGCACTgcacaggtgccccccacccctgacgCTTCCTCCtcagggggcaggcagggcaaCCACACGGAGACGGGCCAGGGGGAGAGGCTGGTTTATTGGGGGTGTGTCTCCCCATTAGGAGCCAGGTGTGCCAGCCCCTCCAAGGGTGGCAAGGTGGGCGGGGCAGCCCCACCCCCtgggcctgcttccctctgctgaGCTCCTGTCCTTGCACAATGTGGCTTCTGTAGGGAGCTCACTGAGCTTGGGGTGGGGCTGCTGAGTCTGCATCTGACAGAGACAGGTCAGGGCCTGACTGGACGTCTCAGCCGTCATGGAGAGACGGGGTGGGCTTTCCACAGGTGCGCCCCGCCTCAAGGACTCGGGGGGCCTCGGGGCCTCGGGGCTCCATGTGTGGAGGCCTCCAAGGCCGTTACGAGGATCACGTCACACACAGTTCCGCCGCCCACAGTGGGGGCTTGCTGCTGTAGGAGTGCCCCCCACTGTCTGCCCTGCTGGCCCCCTCGGGCTCCATGGCCTCCGGGGCCTGAGCAGCCTCCCCGGCACTGCGGTAAGGGGTttccagcagctccagcacccGCCGTACCTGGAGAAGGGCGGAGAggagttttaggggctgcccctgccctggttGTCCTCCCGTGGGACCCAAGGACGGAGAGGAGACGGGGGCGAGCTTGCCTCTGAGAAATCTCCGTTCTCTGCAGCCTCAATGGCGTTTTGTGCGATGTAGTTCCGCAAGACGTACTTGGGGTTGTTGGCATGCATGATGCGCATGCGCTCAGCCTGCCAGGCCTCCTCGTCGCTGACGCCCTCCCTGTCCTTCTCCAGCCGGGCTCTGGAATCACATCCAAGTTGTTCTTTCCAGCAGATTCCGCCTCCCCCGCACCACtgctgtgttgggctccctgcacagggcGGCGTCTCCTGGGGACATGGCGCCCTGAGTCCGCGCCCGCAGCCTCACCTGTACTGCTGGAGCCAATCAGCCCAGTGGCCCTGGTTCTTGCTCAGCAGCTCGGCCGGGCTCAGCTGCTCCAGCCGTGACTGCTGCTCCACACGTTCCAGCTCCTTTGTGACGTTTGCCCGGGTGCCGATGAGCGCAAAGAGCTGAGGGTTGGACTGTGCCAGCATCAGCATCATCGAGAGCTGCCTGTGCAGAGGGGCAGTGTGAGGCGCGTTCCTACCCCTGGCTGGCTGGGCACGGAGGAGGTGGCAGTGGCTTTAGCGGCTCTGCTGTGCCAGAGCTGGCTGCCCCCCAAGGGGGTGACCCAGGCCCGACCGGCAAGGTGGCCCTTCATCCTGGCTCTGCAGCCCTTTCATGTCATGGGACGTGTGTTCCCTGAGGGGGCAGGTGCCGTGGGCCGGTAAGGGCACCATCTCGCTACTGctgggcacctgcttctccctaggGCAAGGTCACTGCCGTCCGCTTCTCCATGGTGGCCATGAGGCCACGTCCTTCCCACTTGCagaagaggtgggggggggaccTGGTCCTACCAGCCAGTCCTCCATCCCATCAGCCACCCCCCACGCTGCTGCGCTAAATTCTCTCAGACCACAGTCTGTTGGCTTGTTTATTAAAACCCACAAACAGGGCttctgggggctcagtggttgagcgtctgcctttggctcaggtcgtgatcctgggtcctgggattgagttccacatggggcccccgcagggagcctgcttctccctctgtctgtgtctctgcctctctcttggcctcatgaataaaatttaaaaacacgcTGCTTCCGGGTTTGAGTGTGGGCTCAGACACCATGTGCTGCCCACAGTGGGAGAAAGTGTGGGAAAGCACAGGCTGGGGGGGCCTCAGGCTCTTCCTGGGAAGCTGCTGCCCAGCCTGCTCCACCGGCCTCCCCGTACGGTGGCTGCGCTGCGGTCCCTCCCCTGGGGGCCCGAACCCTCCCTGCTCAAGCTGCCTCAGCCAGCTCTCTCTGACGTTCCCCAGGGTCTACATGGTCTCCCTCTGGAAGCAAATTCTAAGAAGTGAGACCCAGGTACCCACCGGGGATCCATCTGGGGTCGGAAGGCGAGCTTCAGCTCCTCCAGGGAGGCACATTGTGCGGTCAGCGTGGCCAGGAACTCGGGCAGGCCCAGGGCCTCCGGCCCGACTGGAAAGGAGCTCAGCACGTAGAAGGTGTTCGTGAAGTCAGCTCCTGGAACGTGGCAGTGCTCAGGGTGCCggcagacagaggcacaggcggcccacccacccacccacccacacccgGGCCACCACTCCACGCCCCAGGTCCTTCAGCTGTGCGTCAGGTCCAGGCAGCAGAGGCACGCAGGTCAGGCCCCGGCCACCCCTGCTGTGCTCTGCGTCCCCACTGCCTCCTGGGGCTGCAGAGCATCGAAGAGAAGCCCCTGGGGCACGTCCAGACACACGACAGACACGGGGAGTCCTCAGGCTGACTTGTGAAAACAGTCACCGCAGCCCCTAGAACGTCCCGGAAATAGACACAAGAGCAAACGGCCGGGAACCAGAACAGTCTGCTACAGAGACAGGCGCCGAGGAGGAGAGGGATGAACGCGGCTGGGACGTGGGCGACGGCTACCAACAACCCCTCCTCAGGGACGACTTCAGCAATAAATGGATTCTCTCCACGAGACACGGCCAAAAAGAACTTACCGAGTCCAAACGGAAAGGACAGAAAAACTATCCCAAGCAGCTGGAAACCCGCAGAGCTGGGCCAGCCCTGCCACCGTCAGACATGGGGCCTCCGCAGGAGACCATGCACCGCCAGGGCTATAGCGACGGACAGTCCATTCATCAAGATGTGACAGGTGCACAGGCCAAGCCAGCGCGAGACACACAAAGCAAATGTTCGTAACATGGAAGGAGGACCAGCACGGTGCCCTGAGGGCGCGGGAGGCTGCAGCACCCCACTTTGGATAATGGATGGAACGTCCAGATGGCCAGCCGACGCCGAGGGGGCTGCTGGCCCCTCCGGGACGGACAGGTTCAGCCACAGAGGAAGTCTTGATCTGCTCAGAGGACGAATCTCCAACCACCACGGAAGGAAGACTGTGGAGGAAAGCTGGAGAATTTGCAGATCATGTGTAAACTAACCAGTGTGTCCAAAGAGAAATTCAGAGGGAAACGAGAAAATACCTACAGGCAGGAAAAATGTGGGAAACATAAATACCGAAATTTATAGGAGGCCGCAAAAGCAGTAGGACATTGAAGGTGCTCATCAGCTACATCAGAAGAGCAGACCTGTTTTGtcacaagaaaaagaactttGCAGCTGTGTGGGGATGGAAGTCGGTGTGCACTCAGGTACACCTGAACTCCTACAGGTCAGGTGCATCTCAGAAAACAAAGCCTCCAATCCTACACCTAAGAAACTAGATGGAAAGCAAAAAGGACTAAGGTtagcagaaaggaaggaaacacgGCACGGCAGAGATCAGTGAGGGAACCCAACAAGCGAGAATCACTGAAACAAAGAGCTGGTTCTCTGAAGAGACCAACGAGATGGACTTGAAGCCACTGACAAGTAACTAAAATCAGAAACGAACGCGCAGCCGTGACAAGTGAACAGAAGACAGACTGTAGGGGGCTCCGCATGGTCACACGCCAGTGTGTCGGGTACAAGAGCAAACGGACAAGCTCCTAGAAACATTGTCGGCCCGAACGGACCCAGAAAGTCCGAGCGGTTCCGAGCAGTTCTGTAAGCTGCGAGGAGGCCGAATCGAACCCTCTGCAGGGACACAGAGTACCAGACAGTCCCCCCGGTGAGCCAGACACCTGAGCATCAGATCCGGTCCTCAAACTTCCAAAGACCAGGAGGGAACACCTCCTGATGCACTTCAGGGGAGCAGTGCCTGTGTAGCAAAGCTGAAGATGTCCCTTGGGGTCTGTGCTGCTCCCTCACCCGCAACCTGAGCCCATGGCCCCATCTGCCCTGATCTCCGGCCTCCAGCCCCAGGATGTAAGAAGTCCGTGTGTGCCGAGCAGCCTGCCGCCCGTCACCACGGAGGCATAACTGCCCACGACAGGACCTGGAGGGAGAACGACGACTGTGTTCATCTCAGTGGGTGCAAAATGGGAAGAACTTCCATAGCGAACACAaactaggaacagaaggaaacGTTCTCAATCTCGTAGAAGCCATATCTGAACAAGCCAGAGACGCTGAGCACCCTGTAAGACACGGATGCCCACTGTGGCTGCTTCCACCAGCAGTTCTGGTGGTTCCTGGCTGAGCAAGCCGAGGGCTCCGCATCGGGTCGGCCGTCCACGCTGAAGCACGGCCCCACAGTCGAAAGCAAGGACTTGAGCAGATGCGTGTACATCGGTCTCCGCTCCGCAGCAGCAAAGTGTGGCCGTCCATGCGAGGGGCCGTGACAGTCATGCGGCCGTAGAAGGAACAGAACGTGGACCCCGCCACGCAGAGAGCCAGCACCACCCTTATCACACCCTGGACGGGTCCACCTCATACGAGGTCCCCACGGGATCCGACCCACAGACGGAAGAACGGGGTGCccgggtggcgggggggggggggggggaggaggaaacaAGCACAGGGTGTCCCACTGGGGAGACGGAAACGTTCTGGAGGGGACAGGGTGACAGGTGCACCACGGGGTGAATGTCCTGGGTGCCCCCGAGCGGCTCCCCTCATGGTGACAATGGTCAACCTCACGTGGTGTCTGCTTTGCCAACCCGAGGTGGCCGGGCTGGCAACGTGGCATAGCAGCCTGCCCACACTCACCGGTTAGGTGCATGGTCTCCAGGAGCTTGGCCACCAGCGCCC
This window contains:
- the TUBGCP6 gene encoding gamma-tubulin complex component 6, which gives rise to MASVPQLLDDLCEALLPAADAQPGPRRGGRPRAKRSLKRAAYDALFSHLFREENRRARPGLPRLPVKNRVLMVSFDLRVAGLGAEADRLERLLAELEAAPSGRLAEAGPVLELLVRLAGSGPPRALRRPRDYFLHSQHVGRNVPYGGYDCSDLSAFEMAVRSLICGEECLCQDAVRGALQVMEAAPGAGLPAAGSGLFSYGDPCGDRFERDTRVSLFGALVHSRTYDMDVRLDLPPVPDSADVSGLPIKVPQSVDQSDDEGFQSASNLTPDSQSEPGVTPDIDLWDAVLTYEASKRRCWEQVGCPPGHREEPYLTEAGRDTFDRFCRLCSGELQALGGGLLQVPQPVLVKECELVKDVLNVLIGVVSTTFSLCQPAQTFVVKRGVHVSGASPESISSLLSEVAECGTHYARLSQFSLQPVLDSSCSKGLVFQAFTSGLRKYLQYYRACVLSTPPTLSLLTIGFLFKKLGRQLRYLAELCGVGTVLPGAGGEPRTAFPTGVKLLSYLYQEALDNCSNEHYPVLLSLLKTSCEPYTRFIHDWVYSGVFRDAYGEFMIQVNHEYLGFRDKFYWTHGYVLISKEVEDCVPVFLKHIAHDVYVCGKTINLLKLCCPRHYLYWSDVPVPRISVIFSPEELKEVERDCAIYVGRMERVARHSSISKEEKELRMEIAKQELIVHAREAASRVLRALSDRQTSERMALDVRKREQFQRLKEQFVKDQERRRAARQEALDDNFGHARELRDRERRLRALEEQLERKARQALVDHYSKLSAEAARREQKALWRIQRHRLASTRLRFLVEDQKHVQEMLKDVSEGKPLEPLAVIPSVGSQALFPRLAHPAGGGCSDSGYVVQQHVAEWDSPSTQTPQLLKPLAAGTHGSGPGADPGPFPEGLSIQDFLPTAGEAKQPVPTGVASVLEEALQTIGSDLPPSASSEVVGTEPPGPQEYDFRTILRPAVVPLASPGSVQTVGGGLSDEGPQLWGDSVLSPENTGVPDRQVALPHPHPPGHKSPQEGRSQAMGQVLGHVSEGSIPAGGYVSGMAPSRPRWNIHGHVSDASIKVGENVWDVASSRPRWNVHGHVSDASIKVGENVWDVAPSRPRWNVHGHVSDASIKVGENVWDVASSRPRWNVHGHVSDASIKVGENVWDVAPARPRWNIHGHVSESHVVLGALSGEGQPNAARPCESPPDHGSQSGLSLGAQSPVWEHEPQLPAETASDGACAQVAGSGSGHARGPQALLSAVAGSGDLGDGNPEEPGSGTSADTDSLSPGRPISSQEGAAAPSSPSLGEEVAAAQRWGQEQAYLRGLAEQYRLEQYPDSYEAMSEPPVAHLLHHGLPRAFALPEHPRGRSGADETAVQLSELLPLPVLMKHSITAPLAAHVSLVNKAAVDYFFGELRLEAHFEALRHFLLMEDGEFAQSLSDLLFEKLGAGQTPGELLNPLVLNSVLSKALQYSLHGDTPYAANLSFALKFLPEAFAPNAPDVLSCLELRYKVDWPLNIVVTEGCLSRYSGIFSFLLQLKLMMWTLKDICFHLKRTALVSQAAGSVQFRQLQLFKHEMQHFVKVTQGYIANQILHVTWCEFRARLAQVGDLEEIQRAHAEYLHKAVFRGLLTEKAAPVMNVIHSIFSLVLKFRSQLISQPWVPASSPRGAEHPNFALMQQSYSTFKYYSHFLFKVVTKLVNRGYQPHLEDFLLRINFNNYYQDA